The Sporosarcina sp. Te-1 DNA window GACCAAGAAAGTGCATTCCCGTGGCTGTCAGTGATCGTTACGATAGTATTGTTGAACGTCGAACGGATATGTGCAATACCAGTTTCAATATTCTTTTTTACACGACGTTTACGAGTTTGTTGTTTACGTGCCATGTTTAGAAAACCTCCCTTACTTATTATTTCTTCTTGTTAGCAACTGTCCGCTTAGGACCTTTACGAGTACGTGCGTTGTTTTTCGTGTTTTGTCCGCGTACAGGCAATCCACGACGGTGACGGATACCACGGAAGCTACCGATTTCCATCAAACGTTTGATGTTAAGGGAAGTTTCACGGCGAAGATCCCCTTCTACTTTCAAGCCGTCGATTTGCTCACGGATTTTATCAAGTTCTGCATCAGTCAAATCGCGAACGCGTGTGTCTTCAGAGATACCAGCGTTAGCCAAGATCTTTTGTGCAGAAGTTTTACCAATTCCAAAAATGTATGTCAATGAAATGACCACGCGCTTATCGCGCGGTACGTCTACTCCAGCAATACGTGCCATATAGAGTGTGCACCTCCCTTTGTATTAGCCTTGTCTTTGTTTGTGTTTAGGATTTTCACAGATTACCATTACTCGGCCGCGTCTGCGAATGACTTTGCATTTTTCGCAGATCGGTTTTACAGATGGCCTTACTTTCATCTTACCCAACCTCCTTCAATATTCCGGAGTTGCAAAAGTTTATTTGAAACGGTATGTGATCCGACCGCGTGTTAAATCGTAAGGCGAAAGTTCCAATGTCACTTTGTCGCCTGGCAGGATGCGGATAAAGTGCATACGGATCTTGCCTGATACATGTGCAAGAATCGTATGGCCATTTTCCAATTCTACCTTGAACATCGCGTTCGGCAACGTTTCGACTACGGTTCCTTCAACTTCAATTACGTCGTCCTTCGCCATCAATCCTGTCTCCCTTCTATATCCAATAAAGGTCCTAACCATCTAGCGGCAGCAGTCGCCTTCAAAGCTCCTTCAACATATGTCCGGATTGCATGAGTGATGTTCGAAAGACGTCTGTCACATTTCGTTTCCCGTAAGTCAGTCCCCGACTATTGTTGTGGAATATCGCATCGGAATAGACACGACCGACAGGATTGCCGTGGAGGAACCCCGAATTCGTTTTAGTCCTTTTCGACAAATACATTATAGCCACTCGCATGGCGAATTGCATTTGATTCGATCTGGTGCGAATCATCATCGGGCTCTTACCAGTTCCTATACCGGGCACCATATGCTTTTGCAGCTCGTTAATCGTACTTTCCGTGCAGCAAGTGCTGCCCATTACAGAAGGCGTGCATGATTTGTGCCCGGAAAGGATCACTGTGCGCTTTCGCTAAGGATTGCGTCCAAATCTTTAAAAACATCATTGATGTCCTGCTCGCCATCAATATTTGAAAGCACGCCTTTTGCATCGTAGAACGCTAAGAGCGGTGCTGTTTGATTCATATTTACTTCCAGACGGTTCGTGACAGTTTCCGGATTATCATCCGCTCGCTGATAAAGTTCCCCGCCATCCTTGTCACAGACGCCATCCACTTTAGGTGGATTGAACTGCAAATGATAGGATGTGCCGCATACTTTGCAAATTCTGCGACCGGTCAATCTTGCGATCAGTTCTTCCTTTTCAACTTTGATGTTTAGAACATCTGTGATTTTCCGTCCCATGTCAGCCAAAAGCTGATCCAATGCCTCGGCTTGAGGCACTGTGCGAGGAAATCCATCCAAAAGGAAACCTTTGTCGCAATCCGACTTGCTTAATCGTTCACGAACGATTCCGATAGTCACTTCATCAGGCACGAGTGCGCCTTGATCCATGAACGATTTTGCTTTGACTCCAAGTTCCGTGCCTTCTGCTATTGCAGCACGGAACATATCGCCTGTAGAAATATGAGGGATTTCGTACTTCTCGACAATTTTGTCTGCCTGTGTGCCTTTGCCGGCTCCAGGTAGACCCATTAATACGATATTCATACGTCTTGCCCTCCATCCATATTACACCGATAAGGCCAAGCCTATACGGATTTTTATTTCATGAAGCCTTTGTAATGCCGTTTCACGAGTTGGGACTCCAATTGCTTCATAGTTTCGAGTGCAACCCCGACAATGATGAGCAAGCTCGTTCCACCGATCTGGGCCGACTGTGGAAGGTTAGCCAGATTGATGAAGAAAATCGGCATGACTGCGACAAGCGCCAAGAAGATGGAGCCGACGAATGTCAGTCTGTACAAAGTGCTAGTCAAGTATTTTTGTGTGTTTTGTCCTGGACGAATGCCCGGGATATAGGCACCTTGCTTTTTCAAGTTGTCCGCCATATTTTCCGGATTCACTTGGATGAATGCATAGAAATAGGTGAACGCAAGGATCAATGCTACATAAATGACCATCCCGACAGGCTGCGTATAATCGAATGTCCGAGTGATGAACTTCGTTACGCTATTCTCCCCGAAAAATGCTGCCAGCTGCTGTGGAGTGATGAAAAACGCCACGGCAAAGATAACTGGAATAACTCCGGCTGCATTCAACTTCAATGGCAAATGAGTTTGTTGGCCCGCAGTTGTTTGCGCACGGCCCGTCACCCGCTTTGCATATTGAATCGGAATTTTACGAAGCGCTTCTTGCACATAAACGACACCAGCAATGATTGCGATAATGACAATCAATAACAGTGCCATCGTTGCAATACGGATGAATAGCAGGTCGCCCGCATCTTGAATTTGAGTAGCGTAAAGTTGGTTAACAGCGTTCGGGATACCCGCCGCAATACCTGCAAAGATGATAATGGAAATACCATTACCGACACCTTTTGCGGTAATCTGTTCACCTA harbors:
- the rpsM gene encoding 30S ribosomal protein S13, which gives rise to MARIAGVDVPRDKRVVISLTYIFGIGKTSAQKILANAGISEDTRVRDLTDAELDKIREQIDGLKVEGDLRRETSLNIKRLMEIGSFRGIRHRRGLPVRGQNTKNNARTRKGPKRTVANKKK
- the rpmJ gene encoding 50S ribosomal protein L36; translated protein: MKVRPSVKPICEKCKVIRRRGRVMVICENPKHKQRQG
- the infA gene encoding translation initiation factor IF-1 yields the protein MAKDDVIEVEGTVVETLPNAMFKVELENGHTILAHVSGKIRMHFIRILPGDKVTLELSPYDLTRGRITYRFK
- a CDS encoding adenylate kinase, which codes for MNIVLMGLPGAGKGTQADKIVEKYEIPHISTGDMFRAAIAEGTELGVKAKSFMDQGALVPDEVTIGIVRERLSKSDCDKGFLLDGFPRTVPQAEALDQLLADMGRKITDVLNIKVEKEELIARLTGRRICKVCGTSYHLQFNPPKVDGVCDKDGGELYQRADDNPETVTNRLEVNMNQTAPLLAFYDAKGVLSNIDGEQDINDVFKDLDAILSESAQ
- the secY gene encoding preprotein translocase subunit SecY, translating into MFQTISNFMRVRDIRSKIIFTLLVLIVFRLGTFIPVPNVDATALQATNNQFIGFLNTFGGGALSKFSIFAMGIMPYITASIIVQLLQMDVVPKFTEWAKQGDVGRRKLAQFTRYFTVVLAFIQAIAMSFGFNQMFGGTLIKDEGISTYIVIAIVLTAGTSFLLWLGEQITAKGVGNGISIIIFAGIAAGIPNAVNQLYATQIQDAGDLLFIRIATMALLLIVIIAIIAGVVYVQEALRKIPIQYAKRVTGRAQTTAGQQTHLPLKLNAAGVIPVIFAVAFFITPQQLAAFFGENSVTKFITRTFDYTQPVGMVIYVALILAFTYFYAFIQVNPENMADNLKKQGAYIPGIRPGQNTQKYLTSTLYRLTFVGSIFLALVAVMPIFFINLANLPQSAQIGGTSLLIIVGVALETMKQLESQLVKRHYKGFMK